A genomic stretch from Chryseobacterium sp. SNU WT5 includes:
- a CDS encoding M3 family metallopeptidase — protein MQNPLLQTFTTKYNSAPFNEIKEEHFLPAFQELIRLSEKEIDAIVDNKEEPAFENVIEALAYSGEQLDIISSIFFNLNSAETNDEIQKIAQEVSPLLTEFSAKISQNTALFKKIKKVFDEKEKYHLSEEQQMLLNETYKGFVRSGALLNEADQEKFKNISVELSKKSLQFGQNVLAETNNYFKHITNEKEMQGIPEAILQQYREEAKNRNLEGFVITLQYPSYSPFMTYAENRELRKELALANGKKSFQNNEFDNQNLIKEIISLKQEKAKLLGYENYADYVLEERMAKSPVQVKSFLNELLEKAKPYAEKEIEELKTLAKADGIEEMESYDHTFYAEKLRKHKFDIDDEELKPFFQLEKVQDAVFGLAHQLFGLEFKETNEVQVYHDEVKTYEIFEEGDFKALLYADYFPRKGKRAGAWMTSFKNQFIKNGKNHRPHISVVCNFSKPSGDTPSLLTFQEVTTLFHEFGHALHGVMADTIYPNLSGTSVKWDFVELPSQFLENYCYEPEFLKTFAKHYQTGEILSDEKIQKISDSKNFMEGYQTLRQVGFGILDMSYHTTFDKAGDIKTFEVQETKATNLYPSNPETVMSTSFSHIFQGGYSAGYYSYKWAEVLDADAFQYFKENGIFNPEIAAKYKILLSSGGTKDPMELYKNFRGSEPQVESLLKRAFG, from the coding sequence ATGCAAAATCCCCTACTACAAACATTTACAACAAAATACAATTCGGCGCCTTTTAATGAAATTAAAGAAGAACATTTTCTTCCGGCATTTCAAGAATTAATTAGACTTTCGGAAAAAGAAATTGATGCAATCGTTGACAATAAAGAAGAACCTGCTTTTGAAAACGTTATCGAAGCCCTGGCCTACTCTGGCGAGCAGTTAGATATAATTTCAAGTATTTTCTTTAATCTAAACTCCGCGGAGACCAATGATGAAATTCAGAAAATAGCTCAGGAAGTCTCACCACTTTTAACAGAATTCTCCGCAAAAATATCTCAAAATACCGCCCTCTTTAAGAAGATTAAAAAAGTATTTGACGAAAAAGAAAAATACCACCTTAGTGAGGAACAGCAAATGCTTCTAAATGAAACTTATAAAGGTTTCGTAAGAAGTGGTGCCCTCTTGAATGAGGCCGATCAAGAAAAATTTAAAAATATCAGCGTTGAACTTTCAAAGAAATCGCTACAATTTGGGCAAAATGTATTAGCAGAAACTAATAACTATTTCAAACATATTACGAACGAAAAAGAGATGCAAGGAATTCCGGAAGCAATTCTGCAACAATATCGTGAAGAAGCAAAAAATAGAAATTTAGAAGGGTTCGTAATTACTTTGCAATACCCAAGTTATTCACCCTTCATGACCTATGCTGAAAATCGAGAATTAAGAAAAGAATTAGCGCTGGCAAATGGTAAAAAGTCATTTCAAAATAATGAGTTTGACAATCAAAATTTAATTAAAGAGATCATTTCTTTAAAACAGGAAAAAGCAAAACTATTAGGCTACGAAAATTATGCAGATTACGTTTTAGAAGAAAGAATGGCGAAATCTCCCGTACAGGTGAAATCATTTTTAAATGAATTATTAGAAAAAGCAAAACCTTACGCAGAAAAGGAAATTGAGGAATTGAAAACACTTGCCAAAGCAGACGGAATCGAAGAAATGGAAAGTTACGACCATACTTTCTACGCTGAGAAACTGCGCAAGCATAAATTTGATATTGATGATGAAGAATTGAAACCTTTCTTCCAATTAGAGAAAGTTCAGGACGCAGTTTTCGGCTTAGCTCATCAATTATTTGGTTTAGAGTTTAAGGAGACTAATGAAGTTCAGGTTTACCACGATGAAGTAAAGACGTATGAAATTTTCGAAGAAGGAGATTTTAAAGCGCTACTCTACGCTGATTATTTCCCGAGAAAAGGAAAAAGAGCTGGTGCCTGGATGACAAGTTTTAAAAATCAGTTTATCAAAAATGGTAAAAATCATCGGCCGCATATTTCTGTGGTTTGTAATTTCTCAAAACCGTCGGGTGATACTCCAAGCTTATTGACTTTTCAGGAAGTTACTACTCTTTTTCACGAATTTGGGCACGCTTTACATGGTGTGATGGCAGACACTATTTATCCTAATCTTTCCGGAACTTCGGTTAAATGGGATTTTGTAGAACTTCCCTCTCAGTTTTTAGAAAACTATTGTTATGAGCCAGAGTTCTTAAAGACCTTCGCAAAACATTATCAGACTGGAGAAATTCTGTCAGATGAAAAGATCCAGAAAATCTCAGACTCCAAAAATTTCATGGAAGGATATCAGACATTAAGACAAGTCGGTTTTGGAATTTTGGATATGAGTTATCATACTACATTTGATAAAGCTGGAGATATAAAAACCTTCGAAGTACAAGAAACTAAGGCAACCAACCTTTACCCAAGCAATCCAGAAACGGTTATGAGTACAAGTTTTTCGCATATCTTCCAAGGAGGTTATTCAGCAGGATATTATTCTTATAAATGGGCAGAAGTTTTGGATGCAGATGCTTTTCAATATTTTAAAGAAAATGGGATTTTCAATCCTGAAATCGCTGCAAAATATAAGATTCTACTTTCTTCGGGCGGAACAAAAGATCCGATGGAATTGTATAAAAACTTCCGAGGCAGTGAACCACAAGTAGAAAGTCTATTGAAAAGAGCGTTTGGATAA
- a CDS encoding lysylphosphatidylglycerol synthase transmembrane domain-containing protein, with translation MDQNKKANPLKTFLTIAVSLSIAALFMWWALKGMEFKKIAGYFAKANYLWVFAAALFGILAYWFRAVRWNLLLEPMGYKISNSNSLWTISFGYLMNLTIPRSGELARSTALFSVENVPVEKSFGTIILERVVDLLCMMVFLGLTLLFKYKAIFAFYHYITEEKGKAAESSSNNTLFIVLGAFVIIAIVLILLRKKLEHLTIYQKVVNFGKGLFHGLTSIFKMKQKGKFLAYTVGIWMSYYMAAYLVCFALPETSQFTFTDGFFIIVVGTLGMMVPASGGIGAFHLALKFGIMALFLSMGKNPEEGGEVGLSYAFISHTMQLVIMLVMGAISIPVLAKSRSRASGRNL, from the coding sequence TTGGATCAAAACAAGAAAGCAAATCCTTTAAAAACGTTTTTAACGATTGCAGTTTCTCTTTCAATTGCTGCCTTATTTATGTGGTGGGCGTTGAAGGGAATGGAATTTAAAAAAATTGCAGGCTACTTCGCAAAAGCCAATTATCTGTGGGTTTTCGCCGCTGCACTATTTGGGATCTTAGCTTATTGGTTTCGGGCTGTGCGTTGGAACCTGTTACTGGAACCCATGGGTTACAAGATATCTAACTCCAATTCGTTGTGGACCATCTCCTTTGGTTATTTAATGAATTTAACTATTCCACGAAGTGGTGAATTGGCCCGGTCAACCGCTCTTTTCAGTGTGGAGAACGTTCCTGTAGAGAAGTCATTTGGAACAATAATTTTAGAAAGAGTTGTGGATTTATTATGCATGATGGTTTTCTTAGGATTAACACTTCTCTTTAAATACAAAGCAATTTTTGCATTTTACCACTATATAACAGAGGAAAAGGGTAAAGCTGCTGAATCTTCTTCTAACAATACCCTATTTATCGTTTTAGGTGCCTTTGTTATTATTGCAATAGTTCTTATCCTACTTAGAAAAAAATTAGAACATCTAACAATTTATCAAAAAGTTGTTAATTTTGGAAAAGGACTCTTCCATGGGCTAACTTCAATTTTTAAAATGAAGCAAAAGGGTAAATTTCTTGCATATACCGTAGGAATCTGGATGAGTTACTATATGGCCGCTTATTTGGTTTGTTTTGCTTTACCGGAAACTTCACAATTTACTTTTACTGATGGGTTTTTTATTATTGTGGTAGGAACTTTAGGAATGATGGTTCCCGCATCTGGCGGAATCGGTGCTTTTCATTTAGCATTAAAATTTGGAATTATGGCCTTGTTTCTTTCCATGGGTAAAAATCCAGAGGAAGGTGGAGAAGTAGGCTTGTCGTATGCGTTCATTTCCCACACCATGCAACTGGTGATCATGTTGGTTATGGGTGCGATTTCCATTCCTGTTTTGGCTAAATCCAGAAGTAGAGCTTCAGGGAGGAATTTGTAA
- the panD gene encoding aspartate 1-decarboxylase: MLIEVFKSKIHRVRVTESDLNYIGSITIDEDLLEASGIIVGERVYIVNVNNGERFDTYTIKGKRKSGEICLNGPAARRVQKDDVIIIIAYAQMTPEEAKTFQPKIIFPNEKTNLLT; this comes from the coding sequence ATGTTAATTGAAGTATTTAAGTCCAAAATTCACCGGGTCAGAGTTACTGAGTCGGACCTTAATTATATCGGAAGCATCACAATTGATGAAGATTTACTCGAGGCATCCGGAATTATTGTTGGGGAGAGAGTGTATATTGTAAATGTAAATAATGGGGAAAGGTTTGATACCTACACTATTAAAGGAAAAAGAAAATCTGGTGAGATTTGCTTAAATGGTCCTGCTGCAAGGCGTGTACAAAAAGATGATGTTATTATCATCATCGCTTATGCACAGATGACTCCCGAAGAAGCAAAGACTTTTCAGCCTAAAATTATATTTCCAAACGAAAAAACAAATTTACTTACTTAA
- a CDS encoding HU family DNA-binding protein, producing the protein MNKSELIDAIAKDANITKVAAKAALESFISNVTETLKQKDGKVSLVGFGTFSVAERAARQGINPATKKPISIAAKTVAKFKAGADLSASVMEGMAKKKK; encoded by the coding sequence ATGAACAAGTCTGAATTAATCGACGCTATTGCTAAAGACGCGAACATCACAAAAGTAGCAGCTAAAGCTGCCCTTGAATCTTTTATTTCTAACGTTACAGAAACTTTGAAACAAAAAGACGGTAAAGTTTCTCTAGTAGGATTCGGTACTTTCTCTGTTGCTGAAAGAGCTGCAAGACAAGGTATCAACCCTGCAACTAAGAAACCAATCAGCATTGCTGCTAAAACTGTTGCTAAATTCAAAGCGGGAGCTGATCTGTCTGCTTCTGTAATGGAAGGAATGGCAAAGAAGAAAAAATAA
- the pdxH gene encoding pyridoxamine 5'-phosphate oxidase has translation MENLHDKRKVYDRSELLESEIKENPMEQFRNWFLDAEQNAQVAESNAMAISTLEEDGCPRTRMVLLKAYTWEGFVFYTNYDSRKGKAIEENHKACLHFFWPSLERQIIIKADLERLPENLSDGYFHSRPKGSQLGAVVSPQSQIIPDRTYLEDQLKALEKEFESKEVPRPENWGGYLAKPYEIEFWQGRPNRLHDRIIYELQPDFSWKISRLAP, from the coding sequence ATGGAAAACCTGCATGACAAAAGAAAAGTTTATGACCGTTCTGAACTTTTAGAAAGTGAGATTAAAGAAAACCCGATGGAGCAATTTCGGAACTGGTTTCTAGATGCCGAGCAAAATGCACAGGTAGCAGAATCCAACGCCATGGCGATCTCTACCTTGGAAGAAGACGGTTGCCCGCGAACCAGAATGGTTTTATTAAAAGCGTATACTTGGGAGGGTTTTGTATTCTATACCAATTATGATAGTAGAAAAGGTAAAGCAATTGAAGAAAATCATAAAGCATGTCTGCATTTTTTTTGGCCAAGTTTAGAACGCCAAATTATCATTAAAGCTGATTTAGAAAGATTACCTGAAAATTTAAGCGATGGTTACTTTCACTCGCGACCAAAAGGTAGTCAGTTGGGAGCTGTGGTTTCTCCTCAAAGCCAAATTATTCCGGATCGCACTTATTTAGAAGATCAATTAAAAGCGTTAGAAAAAGAATTTGAAAGTAAAGAAGTTCCCCGACCTGAAAATTGGGGTGGATATTTAGCGAAACCTTATGAAATTGAGTTTTGGCAAGGTCGCCCGAATCGGCTGCATGATCGGATCATTTATGAGTTACAACCAGATTTTAGCTGGAAGATCTCGCGTTTAGCTCCATAA